In a single window of the Dinghuibacter silviterrae genome:
- a CDS encoding ATP-binding cassette domain-containing protein yields MSVPGHSEPATGGPGASPGRTAAAAPSAPSGASAGPAQGAAPFLSAELLTIQAGARPLLTDLTFVMGRGEHWVLTGHAGVGKSTLGKALCGLIFHRGALHIDYAPLATPGAAAPRALFVDQWHHFKDHTGLSSQFYYQQRYNSQDAENAVTLLEELLAAAPGAEAEAWGLLRALHVDHRAYASLVQLSSGEHKKLQLARAFISKPQLLVLDNPYLGLDTATCANLEALFEQAAAVGTQLIIIGDTANLPSVVTHIATLSDGSLEIVPKAAYQLIHSAPTALPPAPIMLPAYLRDAPFSGEGAPPAFATFLRMEHVHVQYEHKLVLDNIDWTVRRGEHWWLKGHNGAGKSTLLSLVVGDNPQAYANPIYLFDKKRGSGESIWDLKKKIGYISPELHWYFDQQTTCAGAIATGFFDTTGLYRAVSEEQREVVNQWLEVFDLTPFRDKRLQDLSIGRQRLTLLARALVKNPPVLILDEPCQGLDEDQAAHFIRVVDKLMEHPGRTLLYVSHRLDQLPKCIDHVLALEAGRQVEKGPYHYKTQTVQR; encoded by the coding sequence ATGAGCGTTCCCGGTCATAGTGAACCCGCCACCGGCGGCCCGGGCGCTTCGCCCGGGCGAACCGCCGCGGCGGCGCCCTCCGCGCCTTCCGGGGCGTCCGCCGGGCCGGCCCAGGGCGCCGCGCCCTTCCTCAGCGCCGAGCTCCTGACGATCCAGGCCGGAGCCCGTCCGCTGCTGACGGACCTGACCTTCGTCATGGGCCGCGGAGAGCACTGGGTACTGACCGGTCACGCGGGCGTCGGCAAATCCACGCTCGGAAAAGCGCTGTGCGGTCTGATCTTTCACCGCGGCGCCCTCCACATCGACTACGCACCCCTCGCCACCCCCGGCGCCGCCGCCCCCCGGGCGTTGTTCGTCGATCAATGGCACCACTTCAAGGACCACACGGGTCTGTCTTCTCAATTTTATTACCAGCAGCGCTACAACAGCCAGGATGCTGAAAACGCGGTGACGCTGCTCGAAGAATTGCTGGCCGCCGCGCCCGGCGCCGAGGCCGAAGCCTGGGGCTTGTTGCGTGCGCTTCACGTCGACCACCGCGCTTATGCCTCCCTTGTACAACTGTCCAGCGGGGAACATAAGAAACTCCAACTGGCCCGCGCCTTCATCTCCAAGCCGCAGCTCCTGGTGCTCGACAATCCCTATCTCGGGTTGGATACCGCCACCTGCGCCAACCTGGAGGCCCTTTTTGAACAGGCCGCCGCGGTGGGCACCCAACTGATCATCATCGGCGACACGGCGAATCTGCCGTCCGTCGTTACGCATATCGCCACCTTGTCGGACGGCTCTTTGGAGATCGTACCGAAGGCGGCGTATCAACTTATTCATAGCGCGCCTACGGCGCTGCCGCCGGCGCCGATCATGTTGCCGGCGTATCTGCGTGACGCGCCGTTTTCCGGAGAGGGCGCGCCCCCCGCTTTCGCGACCTTCCTCCGCATGGAGCACGTCCACGTCCAATACGAACACAAACTCGTCCTCGACAACATCGACTGGACGGTTCGCCGGGGCGAACACTGGTGGCTGAAGGGCCACAACGGCGCGGGAAAGTCCACGCTCCTGAGCCTGGTCGTCGGCGACAACCCGCAGGCATACGCGAACCCCATTTATCTTTTTGACAAAAAAAGAGGAAGCGGTGAAAGCATCTGGGATCTAAAAAAGAAGATCGGCTATATCTCCCCGGAGCTCCACTGGTATTTTGACCAGCAAACCACCTGCGCGGGCGCCATCGCCACCGGCTTTTTCGATACGACCGGTTTGTATAGGGCGGTCAGCGAGGAACAACGCGAGGTGGTCAACCAATGGCTGGAGGTATTCGACCTGACTCCCTTCCGCGACAAAAGATTGCAGGACCTCTCGATCGGCCGTCAACGGCTCACGCTGCTGGCGCGAGCCCTCGTCAAAAATCCGCCTGTATTGATCCTCGACGAACCCTGTCAGGGGCTGGACGAAGACCAGGCCGCACACTTTATCCGTGTCGTCGACAAGCTCATGGAGCACCCCGGCCGGACTTTATTATATGTCAGCCACCGCCTGGACCAACTACCGAAGTGCATCGACCATGTACTGGCGCTGGAGGCCGGACGGCAAGTAGAAAAAGGACCTTATCATTACAAAACTCAAACCGTACAACGTTAA
- a CDS encoding class I SAM-dependent methyltransferase — protein sequence MPELKWNANLYDDKYAFVSKYGEDLIGWLAPQKGESILDVGCGTGQLAAEIAEYGARVTGMDQSPQMIEKARAAYPGLPFDVKDVRDFTYGEPFDALFSNAMLHWVDDQEAAIASMYLALKPGGRLVLEMGGKGNVQEIIQALEEAMWEAGCRERLTGEGWYFPSIGEYTSLLEKGGFRVTTALHFDRETPLEGGMEGWIRMFGGFLFRLFSPEETNKIIARAVELLKPGHYRGGAWYADYKRLRIKAVK from the coding sequence ATGCCAGAGTTGAAATGGAATGCCAATCTTTACGACGATAAGTATGCCTTCGTCTCCAAATACGGCGAAGACCTCATCGGCTGGCTCGCCCCCCAAAAGGGCGAAAGCATCCTCGACGTAGGCTGCGGCACCGGCCAGCTGGCGGCGGAAATCGCCGAGTACGGCGCCCGGGTCACCGGTATGGACCAATCCCCGCAGATGATCGAAAAAGCCCGCGCGGCCTATCCCGGCCTGCCATTCGACGTCAAGGATGTCCGGGACTTTACATACGGCGAACCCTTCGACGCCCTGTTCTCCAACGCCATGCTGCACTGGGTCGACGACCAGGAGGCCGCCATCGCCTCCATGTACCTAGCCCTGAAACCCGGTGGACGTCTCGTCCTGGAGATGGGCGGCAAAGGCAACGTCCAGGAAATCATCCAGGCCCTTGAAGAAGCGATGTGGGAAGCCGGTTGCCGGGAACGCCTGACCGGTGAAGGATGGTACTTCCCCAGCATCGGGGAATACACCAGCCTCCTCGAAAAAGGCGGCTTCCGGGTAACGACCGCCCTTCATTTTGACAGGGAAACACCCCTGGAAGGTGGAATGGAGGGCTGGATCCGGATGTTTGGTGGATTTCTTTTCCGCCTTTTCTCGCCCGAAGAAACCAACAAGATCATCGCGCGGGCCGTCGAGCTCCTCAAACCCGGCCACTACCGGGGAGGCGCCTGGTACGCGGATTACAAACGACTCAGAATTAAAGCGGTTAAATAA
- the leuD gene encoding 3-isopropylmalate dehydratase small subunit has product MNAFTTITSRIVPMPMENVDTDQIIPARFLKATTKEGFGENLFRDWRYDASGAPVRDFVLNNPLYEGQVLVAGKNFGCGSSREHAAWAIADFGFRVVVSSFFADIFRNNALNNGLLPVQVSEPFLQKLLNLDRTATITVDLAAQTIAIDATGEKESFAINGYKKTCLLNGYDDIDYLLSIRPEIEQYERSRS; this is encoded by the coding sequence ATGAACGCATTTACGACGATCACCTCCAGGATAGTGCCCATGCCCATGGAAAACGTGGATACAGACCAGATCATTCCCGCCCGCTTCCTCAAGGCAACGACCAAAGAGGGCTTTGGCGAGAACCTGTTCCGCGACTGGCGCTACGACGCGTCCGGTGCCCCCGTCCGGGACTTTGTGCTCAACAACCCCCTTTACGAAGGCCAGGTCCTCGTCGCCGGTAAAAACTTTGGCTGCGGTTCCAGCCGCGAGCACGCCGCCTGGGCCATCGCCGACTTCGGCTTCCGCGTGGTGGTGTCCAGTTTTTTTGCCGACATTTTTCGCAACAACGCCCTCAACAACGGCCTGTTGCCCGTCCAGGTCTCCGAGCCCTTCCTGCAAAAGCTCCTGAACCTCGACCGTACCGCCACCATCACCGTCGACCTCGCTGCCCAAACCATTGCGATCGACGCCACCGGTGAGAAAGAAAGCTTTGCCATCAACGGCTATAAAAAGACGTGTCTGCTGAATGGGTACGACGACATCGACTACCTCCTCAGCATCCGTCCCGAAATTGAACAGTATGAGCGTTCCCGGTCATAG